In the genome of Asterias amurensis chromosome 16, ASM3211899v1, one region contains:
- the LOC139949281 gene encoding secretin receptor-like isoform X1, giving the protein MLPIKRLLLLLWALTALLLTRETVCEMNGEDALYQYNVYAASLEECLAAEMQNSLPDDGSPRCNRTWDTILCWDEARVNTTAKLPCPSVHLANPEAPVFAYKTCWPNGTFSEWTNYTLCTVHTEGEPTPVLQYLRIVYSIGYSLSLLALVIAMAIFSYFKKLRCPRNTIHMHLFMSFILRAVFMFVRDIIYAVSVNALLTESEEHDDYSSANGTNVVKDLGCDMAMTIVITICQYALVSNYYWLLVEGVYLHALITLAVFSESSSLKLYIILGWGVPLLFVVPWVIVQEYTHEEGCWFAQMTEEHVYWIIKAPVMVSVVINFILFLNILRVLATKLNATNAAEARRYSKLAKSTLVLIPLFGVYYIVTIGMYATENKVVVKMRMYIELGLSSFQGFLVAVLYCFMNGEVRSEIRRKWRVRQLNRTLSTHRSLRNGHSRSSFSTPSRQDSLKEPLKDSTKGDKNSIRAKLRALKRQAFGGSYGLNGHHMGNGNMARPSQTAVSEIDNESDSDRPRVTTEALVVRHPDPNEPNENTKMNVHHTDNTPTVIIDEVKDSDGYEADIYNTHDSMDNEIEVEIDHEASGSCSSDGCHDGGCDDRRVYPNIETEV; this is encoded by the exons GTTCCCCTAGATGTAACCGTACATGGGATACCATCCTATGCTGGGATGAGGCTAGAGTTAACACTACGGCCAAACTACCGTGTCCATCAGTTCACCTCGCTAATCCGGAAG CTCCCGTCTTCGCCTACAAGACGTGCTGGCCGAACGGCACGTTCAGCGAGTGGACGAATTACACCCTGTGTACCGTACATACTGAAGGAGAACCG ACTCCTGTTCTGCAGTATCTACGAATTGTGTATAGTATCGGGTACTCCCTGTCCTTACTCGCTCTTGTCATCGCAATGGcgattttcagttattttaa AAAACTACGATGTCCGCGAAACACCATACACATGCATCTCTTCATGTCGTTCATCTTGAGGGCGGTATTTATGTTCGTTCGTGACATCATTTATGCGGTTAGCGTCAACGCGTTACTGACGGAATCCGAAGAACACGATGACTATAGCTCAGCTAATGGAACAAATGTTGTCAAG GATTTGGGTTGCGACATGGCCATGACCATCGTCATAACTATCTGTCAATATGCTTTGGTATCCAACTATTACTGGTTGCTCGTAGAGGGCGTGTATCTACACGCGCTCATCACTCTTGCCGTGTTCTCGGAATCGTCTTCGCTTAAACTGTACATCATTCTGGGATGGG GCGTTCCTCTGTTGTTCGTCGTACCGTGGGTGATAGTGCAAGAATACACACATGAAGAAGG GTGCTGGTTCGCGCAGATGACAGAAGAGCATGTGTACTGGATTATCAAGGCTCCGGTAATGGTCTCTGTTGTG ATCAACTTCATCTTGTTTCTCAACATCCTGCGTGTCCTAGCAACCAAACTAAACGCCACCAACGCCGCAGAAGCGAGAAGGTATAG CAAACTGGCGAAGTCGACTCTCGTCTTAATCCCACTGTTTGGCGTGTATTACATCGTCACCATCGGCATGTACGCCACTGAGAACAAAGTTGTCGTCAAGATGCGCATGTACATTGAGCTGGGTCTCTCATCTTTCCAG GGGTTCCTGGTTGCAGTTCTCTACTGCTTCATGAACGGTGAAGTTCGCTCTGAAATCCGTCGCAAATGGCGCGTCCGGCAGCTGAACCGCACCTTAAGTACACATCGGTCATTACGTAATGGTCACTCTCGGTCCTCGTTCTCCACTCCCTCCAGACAAGATTCCTTGAAGGAACCACTGAAGGATTCAACCAAAGGGGATAAAAACTCAATAAGGGCTAAGTTACGAGCTCTTAAACGCCAAGCATTCGGCGGTTCGTACGGTTTGAATGGGCATCATATGGGGAATGGTAACATGGCGCGACCCAGTCAAACGGCCGTCAGTGAGATCGATAACGAAAGTGACTCAGATCGACCCCGTGTAACCACAGAAgcgcttgtagtcaggcacccggATCCGAACGAACCGAACGAAAATACCAAAATGAACGTTCACCACACGGATAACACGCCAACTGTTATCATAGACGAAGTCAAGGATTCAGATGGGTACGAAGCGGATATATACAATACGCATGACAGTATGGATAATGAGATCGAGGTTGAGATTGATCATGAGGCGTCAGGGAGTTGTTCTTCCGATGGGTGTCACGATGGTGGATGTGATGACAGGAGAGTGTATCCCAATATAGAGACAGAGGTGTGA
- the LOC139949281 gene encoding vasoactive intestinal polypeptide receptor-like isoform X2 produces MLPIKRLLLLLWALTALLLTRETVCEMNGEDALYQYNVYAASLEECLAAEMQNSLPDDGSPRCNRTWDTILCWDEARVNTTAKLPCPSVHLANPEAPVFAYKTCWPNGTFSEWTNYTLCTVHTEGEPTPVLQYLRIVYSIGYSLSLLALVIAMAIFSYFKKLRCPRNTIHMHLFMSFILRAVFMFVRDIIYAVSVNALLTESEEHDDYSSANGTNVVKDLGCDMAMTIVITICQYALVSNYYWLLVEGVYLHALITLAVFSESSSLKLYIILGWGVPLLFVVPWVIVQEYTHEEGCWFAQMTEEHVYWIIKAPVMVSVVINFILFLNILRVLATKLNATNAAEARSKLAKSTLVLIPLFGVYYIVTIGMYATENKVVVKMRMYIELGLSSFQGFLVAVLYCFMNGEVRSEIRRKWRVRQLNRTLSTHRSLRNGHSRSSFSTPSRQDSLKEPLKDSTKGDKNSIRAKLRALKRQAFGGSYGLNGHHMGNGNMARPSQTAVSEIDNESDSDRPRVTTEALVVRHPDPNEPNENTKMNVHHTDNTPTVIIDEVKDSDGYEADIYNTHDSMDNEIEVEIDHEASGSCSSDGCHDGGCDDRRVYPNIETEV; encoded by the exons GTTCCCCTAGATGTAACCGTACATGGGATACCATCCTATGCTGGGATGAGGCTAGAGTTAACACTACGGCCAAACTACCGTGTCCATCAGTTCACCTCGCTAATCCGGAAG CTCCCGTCTTCGCCTACAAGACGTGCTGGCCGAACGGCACGTTCAGCGAGTGGACGAATTACACCCTGTGTACCGTACATACTGAAGGAGAACCG ACTCCTGTTCTGCAGTATCTACGAATTGTGTATAGTATCGGGTACTCCCTGTCCTTACTCGCTCTTGTCATCGCAATGGcgattttcagttattttaa AAAACTACGATGTCCGCGAAACACCATACACATGCATCTCTTCATGTCGTTCATCTTGAGGGCGGTATTTATGTTCGTTCGTGACATCATTTATGCGGTTAGCGTCAACGCGTTACTGACGGAATCCGAAGAACACGATGACTATAGCTCAGCTAATGGAACAAATGTTGTCAAG GATTTGGGTTGCGACATGGCCATGACCATCGTCATAACTATCTGTCAATATGCTTTGGTATCCAACTATTACTGGTTGCTCGTAGAGGGCGTGTATCTACACGCGCTCATCACTCTTGCCGTGTTCTCGGAATCGTCTTCGCTTAAACTGTACATCATTCTGGGATGGG GCGTTCCTCTGTTGTTCGTCGTACCGTGGGTGATAGTGCAAGAATACACACATGAAGAAGG GTGCTGGTTCGCGCAGATGACAGAAGAGCATGTGTACTGGATTATCAAGGCTCCGGTAATGGTCTCTGTTGTG ATCAACTTCATCTTGTTTCTCAACATCCTGCGTGTCCTAGCAACCAAACTAAACGCCACCAACGCCGCAGAAGCGAGAAG CAAACTGGCGAAGTCGACTCTCGTCTTAATCCCACTGTTTGGCGTGTATTACATCGTCACCATCGGCATGTACGCCACTGAGAACAAAGTTGTCGTCAAGATGCGCATGTACATTGAGCTGGGTCTCTCATCTTTCCAG GGGTTCCTGGTTGCAGTTCTCTACTGCTTCATGAACGGTGAAGTTCGCTCTGAAATCCGTCGCAAATGGCGCGTCCGGCAGCTGAACCGCACCTTAAGTACACATCGGTCATTACGTAATGGTCACTCTCGGTCCTCGTTCTCCACTCCCTCCAGACAAGATTCCTTGAAGGAACCACTGAAGGATTCAACCAAAGGGGATAAAAACTCAATAAGGGCTAAGTTACGAGCTCTTAAACGCCAAGCATTCGGCGGTTCGTACGGTTTGAATGGGCATCATATGGGGAATGGTAACATGGCGCGACCCAGTCAAACGGCCGTCAGTGAGATCGATAACGAAAGTGACTCAGATCGACCCCGTGTAACCACAGAAgcgcttgtagtcaggcacccggATCCGAACGAACCGAACGAAAATACCAAAATGAACGTTCACCACACGGATAACACGCCAACTGTTATCATAGACGAAGTCAAGGATTCAGATGGGTACGAAGCGGATATATACAATACGCATGACAGTATGGATAATGAGATCGAGGTTGAGATTGATCATGAGGCGTCAGGGAGTTGTTCTTCCGATGGGTGTCACGATGGTGGATGTGATGACAGGAGAGTGTATCCCAATATAGAGACAGAGGTGTGA